taagatcacagagtgtctgtcttctatggcagccggggggcctaataagggcccccaggtctgcctgtagtgtattgcctgctaggtcatgcctgtggcatgatctagcagatgcctgtccatttctacacagacaggcataatacactgcaatacagaagtattgcagtgtattataaatgcgatcgtatGATCTcatattgaagtcccctagtgggactagtaaaaaaaaaaaaaaaaaaaagtttaataaaaagtgaaaaaaaagaaaaaatgaaaaacccactttttccccttacacagtgctttactattaaaaaacaaaataaagttaaaaagttacacatatttggtatcaccgcgtccgtaacaaccccgactataaagttttTACatgatttaacccgcacggtgaacgtcgtaaaaaaataaaataaaagaaacttgcaaaaattgtgtgtatcctgtgaatccagcctaaaaaaaaaaaagtgataaaaagtgatcaaaaagttgcatccactccaaaatggtaccgataaaaactacaagtcatcccgcaaaaaaaaaaggcccgcctacaactgcatcggcgaaaaaataaaaaagttatggctcttcaaatatggagacacaaaacaaataattttgaaaaaaagtggtgttttcactgtgtaaggctggattcacacgagcgtggcgttttcgaacgcaaaaacgcggcgttttgcacgcgcaaaaatcacttgaccgctccgtgtgtcatccgtgtatgatgcgcggctgcgtgattttcgggaaaatcgtccgtgcaacgcacgtgatttgcacacgcgttgcacggacctatatgtgtatatggggccatgcagacatgtccgtgatttttcctcagcgtgagtccgctgaaaaaaagtcacgacatgtccgttctttcggcgttttgcacgcatcacgcaccgtgcgaactgcgtgattcgcgcaagaactgtcaaaaggatgaatgtaagcagaaaagcaccacgtgcttttctgtttacaaacatccaaacggagtatctttgagaagagcgaacccagacaaccgaaccgaacttcaccgggttcggccgaacccggcaaaaaaatttccggtacgcgacgtcaggagatagtcactgtcaagggtgctgaaagagttaaactgtttcagcaccctggacagtgacttccgatcccaatatacatgaacgtgttaaaaaaaaaaaaggttctgacttaccgataactcccggcttcttcctccagtctgacctcccgggatgacaattcagtccaagtgacagctgcagccaatcacaggccaagcaccggctgcagcagtcacatggactgccgcgtcatccagggaggtggggccagatgtcgagaggcgcgtcaccaaggcaacggccgggaagttctcggtaagtacgaacctcttttttttttttaaacaggttactcgatatggtgatcggaattcactgtcgagggtgctgaaagagttactgccgatcagttaactctttcagcaccctggacagtaactcacgtcggctagcctcatctctatgctggcggctgcgcgaaaatcacgcagccacgcatcatacacgggtgacacacggagctgtcaagtggtttttgcgcgcgcaaaacgccacgtttttgtgtccgcaaaaacaccacgctcgtgtgaatccagcctttgagtgagacgatggaaaaacgtaaaaaatggcttggtcatgaaggtctaaaataggctggccattgaggggttaacagaCGAAACAAGAAAAATCAAAAAACATTTCTGAACAACAATGTATGTTGTCCTTCAGTATGCAGTTTACAGTGGTACAAGCATGTTCCATTctatgtccttaaagaggctctgtcaccagattttgcaacccccatctcctattgcagcagatcggcgctgcaatgtagataagagtaaagtttttttgttttttttttttaaaacgagcatttttggccaagttatgaccatttttatatttatgcaaatgaggctttctaaagtacaactgggcgtgtattgtgtatgtacatctgggcgtttttacttcttttactagctgggcgttgtgaatagaagtgtatgatgctgacaaatcagcatcatacacttctcttcacaacgcccagcttctggcagtgcacagacacacagcgtgttcgagagagatcacgctgtgacgtcacttcctgccccaggtcctacatcgtgtcggacgagcgaggacacatcggccccagaggctacatttgattctgcatcggcgtttgcaggtaagtccgatgccatagacttattacgtcgcggcatcggaataagtttacagagcagggagctgtcaaatcgccctgctctcagctgctagaggcagctgagggctgggagcgtccctgctctgagatcgatattagtatcgatctcacacgtttaacccctcagatgcggtgctcaatagcgagcaccgcatctgagtggttttggagagagctccctctccccccccaccgacacccggcgatacgatcgccgagtgtctgtgtctgcgatggcagccgggggcctaataaaggcccccaggtctgcctgtagtgtatgcctgctaggtcatgcctctggcatgacctagcagatgcctgtccgttttaaacggacaggcataatacactgcaatacaaaagtattgcagtgtattataaatgtgatcgcagaatcgcatattatagtcccctaatgggactagtaaaaaagtttaataaagttaattgaaaaaaaaaattgaaaaaaatgaaaaaaacagcttttccccttacaaaatgctttactattaaaaaaacaaaataaagttaaaaagttacacatatttggtatcgccgcgtccgtaacgaccccgtctataaaactattagggtatgtgcacacacactaattacgtccgtaattgacggacgtaattcggccgcaagtcccggaccgaacacagtgcagggagccgggctcctagcatcatagttatgtacgatgctaggagtccctgcctctccgtggaactacttgtcccgtactgaaaacatgattacagtacgggacagttgtcctgcagcgaggcagggactcctagcatcgtacataactatgatgctaggagcccggctccctgcactgtgttcggtccgggacttgcggccgaaatacgtccgtcaattacggacgtaattagtgtgtgtgcacatacccttacattatttaacccacacggtgaacgccgtaattttttttataaaaaacgatggaaaaattgctgttttctgtgaatactgactttaaaaaaatgtgataaaaagtgatcaaaaagtcgcatctactccaaaatggtaccaataaaaactacaagtcttcccgcaaaaaaaaaaccctcatacaaccgcatcagcgaaaaaataaaacgttacggctcttcaaatatggagacacaaaaactaataatttagaaaaaaaagtgtttttactgtgtaaaagtagtaaaacatacaaaaactatacaaatttggtatcgttgcaattgtaacaacccgctgaataaagttagtgttatttataccacacggtaaacggcgtagatttaggacgcaaaaaagagtggcaaaatgtcagatttttttctattcccccccaaaaaaaaagttaataaaagttaatcaataaataatatgtacctaaaaatggtgctattaaaaaatacaacttgtcccgcaaaaaacaagaccttatacagctatgtcgacgcaaaaatgaaagagttatagctcttggaatgcgacgaatgaaaaacgtaaaaaatagcttggccattaaggtccaaaataggctggtcattaaggggttaagggccttgATTTAATTCTAGGGCTTTTCTAGGaatttacatttaaagaggctctgtcaccagattttgcaaccccgatctgctattgcagcagataagcgctgcaatgtagattacagtaacgtttttatttttaaaaaacgagcatttttggccaagttatgaccatttttgtatttatacaaattaggcttgcaaaagtccaagtgggcgtgtttaaagtaaaagtccaagtgggcgtgtattatgtgcgtacatcagggcgtgtttactacttttactagctgggcgttccgacgagaagtatcatccacttctcttcagaacgcccagcttctggcagtgcagacacagccgtgttctcgagagatcacgctgtgacgtcactcacaggtcctgcatcgtgtcggatgagcgaggacacatcggcaccagaggctacagttgattctgcagcagcatcggcgttagcaggtaagtcgatgtagctacttacctgcaaacgctgatgctgctgcagaatcaactgtagcctctggtgccgatgtggccgacacgatgcaggacctggggcaggaagcgagtgctgtcacagcgtgatctctggagaacacagctgtgtctgcactgccagaagctgggcgttctgaagagaagtggatgatacttctcgtcagaacgcccagctagtaaaagtagtaaaaacgccccgatgtacgcacataatacacgcccacttggacttttacttttaaacacacccacttggacttttgcaagcctcatttgcataaatacaaaaatggtcataacttagccaaaaatgctcatttttaaaaaataaaaacgttactgtaatctacattgcagcgccgatctgctgcaatagcagataggggttgcaaagtctggtgacagagcctctttaaagaggctctgtccccagattataaatgccctgtcttctacataatctgattggcgctgtaatgtagataagtggtttttattttgaaaaacgattatttttgagcaagttatgagtaatattagatttatgctaattcgtttcttaatagacaactgggcgtgttttttctttttaccaactgggtgttgtacagaggagtgtatgaggctgaccaatcagtgacatacacttctcattgttccagaccagcttctttcactgcacaaacaCACTGTGCtgcggatcatgctgggctggaacaatgagaagtgtaggacgctgattagtcaccgattggtcagcctcatacactcctctgtacaacacccagttggtaaaaagtaaaagaaacacgcccagttgtctattaagaaactaaattagcataaatctaatattactcaacttgctcaaaaatgatcgtttttcaaaataaaaaccactgctgttctctacattacagcgccaatcagattatgtagaagacagggcacttataatctggggacagagcctctttaaggtctatccttaggatagggacAAACTATTCAGCAGGATGTAATGCGCTGCAATCCCCTTCACGGTTGTACGAAAGCAATGTGTCTGGTGCATATGGCTGTGCCTAgtaccattcacttgaatggagccgAATTGCAGTAACTGGAGCCGAACACTAGTAACTGGCGCAGCCGCATACATAGAAGCGCTGCCGTGTCACAACAGTGAAGGGTCAGAGATTTTCCAGCAAGTGCTGTGGCCTTTTTATATTTGCGGATATGTGGGGGTCTGAtgatcacacatttatggcctatTCTAAGGCTAGACCATAAATGGAaacatttctgaaaaaaaaaccatctgttcaaaacagcattttatcCCAGGTCTGCAGTTTGCACATGTGAAATGAGTGTATGCTTCGAAAAGGCAACTCTCCTGTCAAGTCTCACAGCACTTCGCCTCCCCCGGTATGTGACAACTGCAACTTATCTGAGAAAGGAGCAGACTACCCCTTCCCCTCCACAATTCATGCCATTTAGCATTATATTAGCAAAATTTATTCTGATAGTGTGCAAAAGATATTAAATATGTGTAGAGGATAAAGCTTCTCCCATTGTCACTACCAAAGAAACGGTCACAAGCGAACGTTACTCACTCTCCCATTATTTTTGGCAACTATAACTGTAGGACACTTtgggggggaatttattattaGATTGacactataattgacgccagtttcTGGCCAAATttatagtaaatgtgttgggCCGTGGGTGGCCCTGCCCCATTCCACTAAGATTTGCCCAGTTTTTATTAACGTGGTGAGAGCGGAAGAAACtgccacacagagttttttgacgagcgcCAAAAAACGccggaaaatgcctcccattgatttctcgtgggaaaaagggaaatgccctatcttcgggcgtttacgcctctgacctcccattcacatcaatgggaggcagagaaagcgtattttgctgcatttttttgcctgcggtgctcattggccacgggcgaaaaacgctgcgtgcaagcagagcaaaatctgcctcaaaattccaaactgaatattgaggcagattttcctcctgcaaaaaactgtgtgaacccagcttaaaaGGTACAATTGTTCATGGCATAAAACTGGCGTAGCGAAGTTGTTAAACTCCACAATTGCTACCACATGTCTCAATATTTGGAAAGTGGTAGCTATAAATCAGCGTAGTCAAGGCACCACACTTAAcaaaatataaatgataaataaataaaatgtttcaaCCAATAATTTATTTTGTACTAGCTAAAAGTATGACAAGTGACTAGTGTGTCAGAGGTATAACTTATAGAAACTTTTATAGTGGCACTTTCAGGTTGTAGCACCTCAAATTACATAGAGGTTCAATACATGGACAAAAAAGGTGTTAATCATAATAAAGAAACGTGAattaaaggaaagaaaaaaacaaaaacacgcaAACAAGTGTGTACAAAGCAAAATACATGTAGAACGATAAAACTATGTAATGACTGGAACCAACAAGAAAATGGTTAAATCGCAAGTCCAAAGGCACTGACTATACAGTACATAGTCTTGTTCTCCCATCTCACGGTACAGCTTCCTGCAAAGAAACAACGAAGGAGTAAATACACTGTATAATGCATTTATCGAAGGCAGGTACATGTAAGAAACTTTCAAGATGCTTGCTAGCCAAGTGTATCCAGCAATCATATAGGCTCCATACTAGTACAGCCAATTATAACCCTCCCCTGCCCTCCTTGCATGTAAGTATCCAGAATACATTCACTGGATCTTACTGAAAACATGGACCAATTTATCAAGACACAATCCTAACAGATTAGTGTGCAGTGCCTGAGTAAGCttggtgcagacactgaacaagcagggctgTTGAGAACTTCAAGCTCAGTGCACGGCAGCACTGTGACTGCTGTTCTGAGCTATAAGAAATGCTGTAAAACCCAAATTAGACATGACTGAAGTTTGAAATTAAACTTACCATCCATTGAATTATCCCAAAAACATGAACTCGCTGTATGCAGACCTGCACCATTCTTCTGCATGATCACACAGGTAACTTATTGGGGGGAAAAAGacaatatataagtatataaaatataatatatacagtgaagtgaTCTCTGGACTAAAATGCTAATGGATACGATTCTCTGACATGTGTGAAGCTTTATAACACTTAAAAACATAATAAGATTGTAAAGAAATCAGTACAAAGGCAACTTCTATTCAATTTATCCACTGCAATGAGGGCTCATTCGGATCAGACGTGTTCCtcgtccgtgtgcggtccgttgaaataacggacaGCCCAGGGACCCAAACAaatcaatagggctattcagacatacGTGACTTTTCCGGCAGcctgtgtctgttgcgtgaaactcactgcatgtcctatattggtccaATTTTGCAGAccttgtcgcccattgaagtctatgggtgcgtgaaaaccacggacagcacatagacgacatccgcgtgctgtccgtgtttcacacatcagttgctaaagaaatgctaataaataaaaataaggaaatgcttgcagaggagaatcacggacgtgaaaaaaacgtatgccacacgcaaagcacactgaggcCACTCGGAACGCACGCGGATATGAAATGCAGGAAACCCGGTCTgtttttttgcacacgcaaatcggacacgctcgtgtgaatgtagctttaGAAGTCATTTGCAAACTAAGGAATAACTAGAAGTTCTGCTGGGAATGGTGTCTGTTGGTATTTTTTTACctgatctgtgacggaggccccaaatggagcctctaacgcagatgtgaacgaagccatacagctccctcacaAACCAAAGTTCATGTGATTTGCTAGTCTATATTCTTGTGTGTCTTGCCTACTGTTTACCAAGTAAACCTGACTTAAGCCACTGACTCTCTTACTTGCCCAGCAGTAATGCACAGACATCAAATAAAAACAACCCAATAAGTTAGGCCCCATCAGCAAGTTTCTAGCCACACCGGCTACCTGAGATTTTACCAGTCCTGTGATAAAGTATGCCAAAGGAACGTACCTATGTATTTGAATGGCTTCCCCAGTTTTGTAAGTTGGCTCAGAGTTTGCTCCACGACATTTGTAGTCCACTGATTGACTTTGTTGTGTTGATAAGCATTTCCACCAATGGCACTTTCTATGGACTACACAAAGAACATTCAGCATCACGACAGGGTACAAAACATATAAGTAAAACATGACACATGTATTACATATCAGGAACATTGATACAAGTTAACATACATGGTTTTACAGAATGGCGTCAACTGACCTCTTTAATGATGTTGCTCACTTCATCTACAACAAATGaggactgaaaaagaaaaatatatataataaagcttTACATGGGAACCCAAACAATAAACAGCCAATCAAAACAAGGTTAAtttgcggcccgtgctcccatataaagtatgggagcacggtcggtAAAaagtaaataggacatgtcctatcctttgtggagcctttctacagcacggacaccgtcccgtaaatatatgggaaggtgtccgtcggccatagaaattaatgggtccataattacggacaaaatctacagtcgggtgcatggggcctaaaagcttATCAATCTAAAAACAAACAATGGTCATGGTTTAGATgcccgttctcgtgattggtggggggtcccagcggtcagatctCCACCTAGCAGATATTTATCACATATCGTGTGGTTAGGTGATAAAtagtgattatgggaaaacccctttaatatattctATCAGAGTTAAGAAAAAATGCTGCCCCGATTCTGGAGGTGGGAATAGGCAGACAACCCAACTTTACTGAATCATATTAGGAAGATaaacattattattactattataatcCTTTATTGCTGTTTTGGCATGACAAGCAGCTCTATTATGTCTATAGTAACTGTAAACAAAGCACACTCCATGTATACGTAACCACGGTATCACAAATACAACCAAGGACAGTAACAATGCAGAGCACGGTGCAAACCAAGAGCAAgccgttctaaaaaaaaaaagccaaaagctGCCAATCAGAACACTGCCAATCGGAATcagctcaaaaaacgtcccaaaccgcccccattcatttcaatgggacgcAGAGGCGTTTTTCACCAGGCAGCTTTTGaccactcgtgaaaaaaaaaaaaaaactcccattgaaaacaatgggagagaATAAAACTGCGGTGTTCGTTTGAgatttttttgcccacggtcctaCTGCATATATAGGTATGTGGATTCCGCCGCCCGCTGTCACTAGCCcctatacccctgaagacgctacgtcggtagcgaaacatgtcgggggggctcttttgaatttttaactctGGTCCTGCTGGTCTCTTAGTAATTTAACTTACAACGTGGTGCTGCGGTCTGCAGCCCTTAGCACCTTGCTTCTTTGAATAaccacacattgcactatgctgatgATCTCTATCAGCATATCAGCAATGGACCAGGAattttaacttctatgtagtctgttgatggtcgtctataccaattaaaactttatattttaattttggtggttgggaaacaagggctccgtttgccggtaggcactctatacattccggtccttgcattagatgcAATGGCCACGAGCAAAAAAAACACTGGGAGAAGAAAGACATGGGAAGCTGCAGAGCCATACACaaatccttaggccttattcacacacacAGGATAATCGGCCGTGTGACAGACaggtttttaacggccatcacacggctgcattaaaatggaTATACTTCTGCGGGGCTGTCTTTTTAACGAACTGTGTGAACGGCCAgtaaaatagtacatgtcctctttttgcccgttttcatggatccctcaatagactcaagtctattagGGATCTGTGAAATCGGATCCCGCATGAGTGCAAATAAGCCATGAAAAGCGCCCATCTTTGatccattcgtgtgaataagccctactcCTTCAGGCATCATGTCCTACAAAAGTAACCTACCTGGCCATGACATAACATGCAACATCTCCAACCAACATCATACATGACTACACTTTTGTTTTACAGGATTCACAACATTACAAATTTGGTAGTTACTTCCgtgcagttaggcctcatgcacacgaccgtaaaaactcccattattacgggtcgttattacgacccgtaataacaggctcatagacttctattggcgacgggtgccttcccgttttctcacgggaaggtgcccgtgccgttgaaaaagatagaacatgtcctatttcaggccgtaataacagcacggacagtccatagaagtctatggagctctcgtaatgacgggtgactacatgtgtgcacccgtcattacggcagcgttgctaagcgacgtcagtaaatagtcactgtccagggagctgaaagagttaactgatcggcagtaactctttcagcaccctggacagtgactaccgatcagaataaagagcaacctgtaaaaaatacaaatataagacgttcatacttaccgagaacttcctgcttcctccagtccggtctcccggcagttgccttggtgacgcgtccctctcgacatccggcccgacgtcctggatgacgtttcaggccatgtgaccgctgcagccaatcacaggtcaatcacaggctgcagcggtcacatggactgccgcgtcatacagggatgtcaggctggatgtgaagagagggacgcgtcaccaagacaacggccgggtaagtatgaatttctttaacttttattacagaaagggctgtctcttctctctatcctgcactgatagagagaaggggctgccgattagtgcagtgctattttgccgccaaaaacgcgcccgtaaatacgggtggcatacgggtgacaccggacccatatttacgggcacgggttcgtaaatactggtgcaaaacgggtcgaatacgtgtgacaccggacccgtatttacgccagcatttacgggtgggaaaaaatacggtcgtgtgcatgaggccttagttctaGTTTCTATGAAACATCCATAAGTTTCTAAGATCATAAAGACGTTCTCCGCTTAGAATTCTACAATCTCATTAATACTGTCAAGCCTTTTGTCCTTCCTCAGCCTTTTGGCGTAGCGTCAAGTCACTTGACCTGAATAATCACAGCCTGGTTGCTGAGGCCAGACTAACTGACCATGGTGGTCACACAGTATATCCATAACAACCAGTCTGACTTAGAGGGGCTGTCCTGTTTGGTCAACCATATCCTATCTGACAGGTCCCGACCATGTGATGACCCTTCATGATTAGTGGTTATTGCTAGAAGTCACCAGTTACGCTTCAAAGGTTAACGGTCATTACAATCCGACTTCTGACACATCAGAGACTTGTCAAAAGTTTTAAAGGCGTTGtccggtgaaaaaaaaaatagatggccGATCCGTATGCTGTACAACGCCGTCACATTCATAGCGATGGAgaacagtattacagctttctcctaTGTAATTCCATTACATGGcacccactgaaatcaatagaCCACCCATGTTTTGCAGAAGCTCTCACCTCTAAGGATATATTCAGACacagcagatttgctgcagaaatttctgcagatGTCAAAATTCATCTAAATGGGGCTAGCAGAAACCCAtgccccagttacaaaaaaaagcaaACATTCAGATAAATGCAACTGATTTCTAAGTATTTCTGccgcatgtgaacatgccctaacaggaTGTATGAAGAGGGGCAGGCAACCACTTTGAATAACTACGTTTGGAAACCGTCAAAGCATCCGATTCCCGTCTCTGTCTGTATTATGGCATTACAAAGTGCTACATGTATAGACTCTGCATGGCAGCTGCCAATGCTGCAATACACAAAAGTGTGCCAACCATGAATCCCCACCCTGTGACATGAACAGTGCCAatcactgggcatgtattgtaatGTAGCGCCCATACCCCATTGTGCAGGCCACTTGTAAAGGACATGCACTGCTGATCCACAATACAAACTACATAAAGGCCTGTGCACATGTATTCATCTCTGTTCAATAATAAAACGCATTGTCATTGGGTTACCCCACTCTCTCCAGGGGAGTACACCATAAGAGGTCTATACTGCCGCCACATGTGAGGACTGTCTCCTGTCACAGGGCCGCAGACCGCAATAGGACATAATAACCCAAGCGTCGGGAGGAAGGGGGAAACACAAGGGGAAAGTTGTCATGCTGCTGCCTTATACTCGTCCCGTCCCGCTGAGACCTCCGAAGAAAGAGCGtccggcacagcactcacctcctCCGCCGTCTGAAACTCGT
This genomic stretch from Rhinoderma darwinii isolate aRhiDar2 chromosome 4, aRhiDar2.hap1, whole genome shotgun sequence harbors:
- the DYNLT1 gene encoding dynein light chain Tctex-type 1; this encodes MDEFQTAEESSFVVDEVSNIIKESIESAIGGNAYQHNKVNQWTTNVVEQTLSQLTKLGKPFKYIVTCVIMQKNGAGLHTASSCFWDNSMDGSCTVRWENKTMYCIVSAFGLAI